Proteins encoded within one genomic window of Akkermansiaceae bacterium:
- a CDS encoding cupin domain-containing protein, which yields MSTTASANYLFAQLDEIEPKRCPCGFSQRAFAVPENQTATIHLVDIQEDAQTHYHKKLTEIYLILEGEGHMELDGELIPVKPMSTILIKPGCRHRAIGKLKIVNIPVPAFDPEDEWFD from the coding sequence ATGAGCACCACCGCCTCCGCCAACTACCTGTTCGCCCAACTGGATGAGATCGAGCCGAAGCGCTGCCCCTGCGGCTTCAGCCAGCGCGCCTTCGCCGTCCCTGAGAACCAGACCGCGACCATCCACCTGGTGGACATCCAGGAGGACGCGCAGACCCACTATCACAAGAAGCTCACCGAGATCTATCTGATCCTCGAAGGCGAGGGCCACATGGAACTCGATGGCGAACTCATCCCGGTGAAGCCGATGAGCACCATCCTCATCAAGCCCGGCTGCCGCCACCGCGCCATCGGCAAGCTCAAGATCGTCAACATCCCCGTCCCGGCCTTCGACCCGGAAGACGAGTGGTTTGATTGA
- a CDS encoding transcriptional repressor: MKALIQDTIERCRAAGLRRTKALEELIRTLLENGRPMTLAELAASEHLADQCDKATVFRLLQRLAEHGIIRRLGLHERAAYFTLLVPGKHSDYLICTGCGSIESIKAPCPVHALEDEIREKTGYRNLYHELEFFGVCPKCA; this comes from the coding sequence ATGAAAGCTTTGATCCAGGACACCATCGAGCGCTGCCGGGCCGCAGGCCTGCGCAGGACCAAGGCGCTCGAGGAACTCATCCGCACCCTGCTCGAAAACGGGAGGCCGATGACCCTGGCGGAGCTGGCCGCGTCCGAGCATCTGGCAGACCAATGCGACAAGGCCACCGTCTTCCGCTTGCTCCAGCGCCTCGCGGAACACGGCATCATCCGCCGCCTGGGCCTCCATGAACGGGCCGCCTATTTCACCCTGCTGGTCCCCGGCAAGCACAGCGATTACCTCATCTGTACCGGCTGCGGCTCCATCGAGTCGATCAAAGCCCCCTGCCCCGTCCACGCGCTCGAAGACGAAATCCGGGAAAAAACCGGCTACCGCAACCTCTACCACGAGCTGGAGTTCTTCGGGGTCTGTCCGAAGTGTGCTTAA
- a CDS encoding PIN domain-containing protein yields MGSMKAVIDSDILIDYLQGEERSKIELAHYDDLRYSVISWMEIMCRARTPEETEAAEALLRSMTQVDLDMNIARKAVHLRKSLKLKLPDAIILATADKEGCILVTRNTKDFREDDPRVRVPYRY; encoded by the coding sequence ATGGGATCGATGAAAGCGGTGATCGATAGCGACATCCTTATCGACTACCTCCAGGGTGAAGAACGCTCGAAGATCGAACTGGCCCATTATGATGATCTCCGCTATTCCGTGATCTCATGGATGGAGATCATGTGCAGGGCACGCACTCCTGAGGAAACGGAAGCCGCGGAAGCCCTGCTTCGGTCCATGACACAGGTCGATCTGGACATGAACATCGCCCGAAAAGCCGTTCATCTGAGAAAATCCCTGAAGCTGAAACTGCCGGACGCCATCATTCTCGCAACCGCGGATAAGGAAGGATGCATTCTCGTCACGCGGAACACGAAAGACTTCCGCGAGGACGATCCCCGCGTCAGGGTTCCCTACCGATACTGA
- the rplS gene encoding 50S ribosomal protein L19, with protein MNAIIKKIEQEQMKQDVAEFNVGDSVKVHTRVIEGGKERVQVFAGLVIAKAGTGINAAFTVRKISYGEGVERVFPVHTPRISKIEVTNKGKVRRAKLHYLRSRVGKRALLVKAAN; from the coding sequence ATGAACGCAATCATCAAGAAGATCGAGCAGGAGCAAATGAAGCAGGACGTCGCCGAGTTCAACGTCGGTGACTCCGTGAAGGTCCACACCCGCGTTATCGAAGGCGGCAAGGAGCGCGTCCAGGTCTTCGCCGGTCTCGTGATCGCCAAGGCCGGCACGGGCATCAACGCCGCTTTCACCGTCCGCAAGATTTCCTACGGCGAAGGCGTGGAGCGTGTTTTCCCGGTCCACACCCCGCGCATCTCCAAGATCGAAGTGACCAACAAGGGCAAGGTCCGCCGCGCCAAGCTGCACTACCTCCGCAGCCGCGTGGGCAAGCGTGCTCTCCTCGTGAAGGCCGCCAACTGA
- a CDS encoding type II toxin-antitoxin system VapC family toxin has product MPAVVDSSGWIEFFTDGPNSIHFAAAIQATSDLVVPAISITEVYRWILRESSLSHALTAAAAMKQGRVVPLDERLAVIAAEISHRHQLPLADGIIYATARDASAELLTQDSDLDGLPGVTYIRHPNRKS; this is encoded by the coding sequence ATGCCTGCCGTAGTTGATTCCTCGGGTTGGATCGAGTTTTTCACCGACGGCCCCAACAGCATTCACTTCGCCGCCGCCATACAGGCGACTTCCGATCTGGTGGTTCCAGCCATATCGATCACGGAAGTGTATCGCTGGATATTGCGCGAATCATCCTTATCCCATGCTCTGACCGCCGCTGCCGCGATGAAGCAGGGACGGGTTGTTCCACTGGATGAGCGGTTGGCCGTCATCGCCGCGGAGATCAGCCACCGCCATCAGTTGCCCTTGGCCGACGGGATCATTTACGCCACAGCCCGCGATGCCTCCGCGGAGTTGCTCACCCAGGATTCCGACTTGGATGGCCTGCCTGGAGTCACCTATATCAGACATCCGAACCGGAAGAGCTGA
- a CDS encoding GNAT family N-acetyltransferase: MIYFVAEADGRIIGGGGICEYFPGSQVSLTFGVVSKDELRRGYGTAILLARLAFIDPGSKGCEILLEATEWSSDFFSRLGFKWHDHSEDLAGNIFFHGTHMVLPGDRQIFQRILDLGEVTFASELTKGNRNAAIFG, encoded by the coding sequence GTGATCTACTTCGTCGCCGAAGCTGATGGACGGATCATCGGGGGTGGAGGCATCTGTGAATACTTTCCCGGCTCCCAGGTTTCCCTGACGTTTGGAGTCGTAAGCAAAGACGAACTTCGGAGAGGATACGGAACGGCGATCCTGCTGGCACGGTTGGCATTCATTGATCCGGGATCAAAGGGGTGCGAGATTTTGTTGGAGGCCACCGAATGGAGTTCCGATTTCTTTTCACGCCTCGGCTTCAAATGGCACGACCACTCCGAAGACCTAGCTGGGAATATCTTTTTCCATGGAACCCATATGGTGCTCCCCGGTGATCGTCAGATTTTCCAGCGAATCCTTGATCTGGGCGAGGTCACTTTCGCTTCCGAACTCACCAAAGGAAATCGGAACGCGGCAATTTTTGGCTGA
- a CDS encoding ester cyclase gives MKNKSATVRRFIERVLSGGDIEATDEYFWDDMLEEVPFPGQGPGVDGLKEVLKGMRGGFPDMNWIVEEQIEDGDKVVTRFTWTGTHQGTFLGIPATGRSVTVWGMVIDLFEGEKIKSTRIIMDILGLMAQLGVFPPPEQAGSQTT, from the coding sequence ATGAAAAACAAGTCTGCAACAGTTCGTCGGTTCATCGAGCGGGTTCTCAGCGGTGGAGACATCGAAGCCACTGATGAATACTTCTGGGATGACATGCTCGAAGAGGTGCCTTTTCCCGGCCAAGGCCCCGGCGTCGATGGATTGAAGGAAGTGCTGAAGGGCATGCGCGGGGGCTTTCCCGATATGAACTGGATCGTGGAGGAACAGATTGAAGATGGGGACAAGGTTGTGACCCGCTTCACCTGGACCGGCACCCATCAGGGAACCTTCCTGGGGATTCCAGCCACCGGACGATCCGTCACGGTATGGGGCATGGTCATCGACCTGTTTGAGGGCGAAAAAATCAAGTCCACCCGGATCATCATGGACATATTGGGATTGATGGCCCAGCTCGGTGTTTTCCCACCCCCGGAGCAGGCCGGAAGCCAGACGACCTGA
- a CDS encoding phosphodiester glycosidase family protein encodes MGIDADGKFVCAITVWGQEVNFWDFAGLFLHLGCKDALFLDGDISQMAVNPEKPVASNRFASIFVVAE; translated from the coding sequence ATCGGCATCGATGCGGATGGCAAATTCGTCTGCGCGATCACCGTATGGGGCCAGGAGGTGAATTTCTGGGACTTCGCCGGGCTGTTCCTCCATCTCGGCTGCAAGGACGCACTGTTCCTGGACGGCGACATTTCCCAAATGGCGGTGAATCCGGAGAAGCCCGTCGCAAGCAACCGTTTCGCGTCCATCTTCGTGGTGGCGGAGTGA
- the purD gene encoding phosphoribosylamine--glycine ligase yields MKILVVGKGGREHALVRALAESPSKPELFSFPGSEAIFRIAAPTTATDLHSLIGWMKDNGIDLCVAGEESYLVKDEGLANLCERAGIPCWGPPKQSAQLEASKEFAKEFLFRHNIPTARATAVSSLEDAVTAINGEYPTVLKFDGLAAGKGVAVCPDEASAMEFLNEVFTEKRFGEGRVLVEQCLTGPEVSIFAAIVDDRYLIFTPARDYKRALEDDQGPNTGGMGAVASRQLISADLLELIKTDIVQPTVDGLRNDHLPYRGFLYFGLMLTPTGPQIIEYNCRFGDPECQAVMPLVQGDLAAFCLAGAQGQLQPDLISFDDGWSVCVILASAGYPESSRNGDVITGIEDVTTGRVYHSGTKLTGGQWQTNGGRVLAVVAGAAGREEAVTAAHAAADQISFDGLQRRRDIGILHFQ; encoded by the coding sequence ATGAAAATTTTAGTCGTTGGAAAAGGTGGCCGCGAGCACGCCCTCGTTCGCGCCCTGGCGGAGTCTCCCTCGAAGCCGGAGCTGTTCTCCTTCCCGGGGAGCGAGGCCATTTTCCGCATCGCCGCGCCGACCACCGCCACGGACCTGCACTCCCTGATCGGGTGGATGAAGGACAACGGCATCGACCTGTGCGTCGCGGGCGAGGAAAGCTATCTGGTGAAGGACGAGGGGCTGGCGAATCTCTGCGAACGCGCCGGGATCCCGTGCTGGGGACCGCCGAAGCAGTCGGCCCAACTGGAAGCGAGCAAGGAATTCGCCAAGGAGTTCCTTTTCCGCCACAACATCCCGACGGCCCGTGCGACCGCCGTTTCCTCGTTGGAGGATGCCGTCACCGCCATCAACGGCGAATACCCCACCGTGCTGAAATTCGACGGCCTGGCCGCCGGAAAGGGTGTGGCCGTCTGTCCGGACGAGGCGTCCGCCATGGAGTTCCTCAACGAGGTTTTCACCGAAAAGCGCTTTGGCGAGGGGCGCGTGCTGGTGGAGCAATGCCTGACCGGCCCGGAGGTATCCATCTTCGCCGCCATCGTGGACGACCGCTACCTGATCTTCACCCCCGCCCGTGACTACAAGCGCGCGCTGGAGGATGACCAAGGGCCTAACACCGGCGGCATGGGAGCCGTGGCCAGCCGCCAGCTCATCTCCGCCGATCTTCTGGAACTCATCAAAACGGACATCGTCCAGCCGACGGTGGACGGCCTGCGGAACGACCACCTGCCCTACCGCGGGTTTCTTTACTTCGGCCTGATGCTTACGCCGACCGGACCGCAGATCATCGAATACAACTGCCGCTTCGGCGATCCGGAGTGCCAGGCGGTGATGCCGCTGGTGCAGGGGGATCTGGCCGCATTCTGCCTGGCCGGGGCACAAGGCCAGCTCCAACCGGACCTCATCTCCTTCGACGATGGCTGGAGCGTGTGCGTGATCCTGGCATCCGCAGGTTATCCGGAATCCTCCCGCAACGGGGATGTCATCACCGGCATCGAGGACGTGACCACCGGCCGCGTCTATCACTCCGGGACAAAGCTCACGGGCGGCCAGTGGCAGACCAACGGCGGCCGGGTGCTGGCCGTGGTGGCTGGAGCCGCCGGACGCGAGGAAGCGGTGACCGCCGCCCACGCCGCCGCGGACCAGATTTCCTTCGATGGCCTGCAACGCCGCAGGGACATCGGCATCCTCCATTTCCAATAA
- a CDS encoding aspartate carbamoyltransferase catalytic subunit, which produces MPRKDLLDIASLDRSEIDLLLDQAAPFKEIFTRSVKKVPALKGKSVLMLFYEPSTRTHSSFEVAAKRLSADVTNFDVAQSSITKGESVRETVETLQAMRTDFIIVRHKASGLPGTIAKLTKASVINAGDGAHAHPTQGLLDAFTIKEKFPDPTGKKVLIIGDILHSRVARSTSTILKKLGVDVAYLGPGSLVPKQGPENIRRFTNYEEAMKWGPDFVYLLRVQMERQDVQYFPSIREYHKLYGVTEKRLADIRNRGLYIMHPGPVNRGVELCDGVMDYERSLINDQVENGIAVRMAVLYYLKPERE; this is translated from the coding sequence ATGCCCCGTAAAGACCTGCTCGACATCGCCTCGCTGGACCGCTCGGAAATCGACCTCCTCCTCGACCAGGCGGCTCCGTTCAAGGAAATCTTCACCCGCTCCGTGAAGAAGGTTCCGGCATTGAAAGGGAAGTCCGTGCTGATGCTTTTCTACGAGCCGAGCACCCGCACCCATTCCTCCTTCGAGGTGGCGGCCAAGCGCCTCTCCGCGGACGTCACCAACTTCGACGTCGCCCAGTCATCCATCACCAAGGGCGAATCCGTGCGCGAAACAGTGGAGACGCTCCAGGCGATGCGGACCGACTTCATCATCGTCCGCCACAAGGCATCCGGCCTGCCCGGCACCATCGCGAAGCTGACCAAGGCCTCCGTCATCAATGCCGGGGACGGCGCGCACGCCCACCCCACCCAGGGCCTGCTGGATGCCTTCACCATCAAGGAAAAGTTCCCCGATCCCACCGGCAAGAAAGTCCTCATCATCGGTGACATCCTCCACTCCCGGGTCGCCCGCTCCACCTCGACCATCCTGAAGAAGCTCGGCGTGGATGTCGCCTACCTCGGACCCGGATCGCTGGTGCCGAAACAGGGACCTGAAAACATCCGCCGCTTCACCAACTATGAGGAAGCGATGAAGTGGGGGCCGGATTTCGTCTATCTCCTACGCGTCCAGATGGAGCGCCAGGACGTCCAGTATTTCCCGAGCATCCGCGAGTACCACAAGCTCTACGGCGTGACCGAAAAGCGGCTCGCGGACATCCGCAACCGCGGCCTCTATATCATGCACCCCGGCCCCGTGAACCGCGGCGTGGAACTCTGCGACGGCGTCATGGACTACGAGCGCAGCCTCATCAACGACCAGGTGGAGAACGGCATCGCTGTGAGGATGGCGGTGCTTTATTATCTCAAGCCGGAGCGTGAGTGA
- a CDS encoding TPM domain-containing protein has protein sequence MPRLSPGVSDTTGKLTSGETGKLRKRVNALQRRFPQLVLQVVMRAMPDEHPFSLYAFWLFNAGAFAGEGRRGANNHGILLLIDPVRQESALIPGYGLEPLLKPEALGHLLELASPVWDAGMWLEGIERVLGGLEKLLESVGAPEETGAINGEF, from the coding sequence ATGCCGCGTCTGTCTCCCGGCGTGTCCGACACCACGGGCAAGCTGACTTCCGGTGAAACCGGCAAGCTGCGCAAGCGGGTGAACGCCCTCCAACGGCGGTTCCCGCAACTGGTGCTGCAGGTGGTGATGCGCGCGATGCCGGACGAGCATCCCTTCAGCCTTTACGCCTTCTGGCTGTTCAATGCCGGTGCCTTCGCCGGTGAGGGACGGCGCGGTGCGAACAACCACGGCATCCTGCTGCTGATCGACCCGGTCCGGCAGGAATCCGCGCTGATCCCCGGCTACGGCCTGGAACCTTTGCTGAAACCCGAGGCCCTCGGACATCTGCTCGAACTCGCCAGTCCGGTGTGGGACGCCGGGATGTGGCTGGAAGGCATCGAGAGGGTGCTCGGCGGACTGGAAAAGCTCCTCGAAAGTGTGGGCGCACCGGAGGAAACCGGCGCGATCAACGGAGAGTTCTGA
- a CDS encoding AbrB/MazE/SpoVT family DNA-binding domain-containing protein: protein MATVTVSPKFQVVIPKEIREGLALVPGDKIEIVQLEDRIELVPVRPVASLKGFLKGVRNTFERETDRCLP from the coding sequence ATGGCAACGGTCACGGTTTCACCAAAATTCCAGGTGGTCATTCCGAAGGAAATCAGGGAAGGCCTCGCATTGGTCCCGGGCGACAAAATCGAGATTGTACAACTTGAAGACAGGATCGAGCTTGTCCCCGTGCGCCCTGTAGCCTCCTTGAAGGGATTTTTGAAGGGCGTCAGAAACACTTTTGAACGGGAAACCGACAGATGCCTGCCGTAG
- the ruvB gene encoding Holliday junction branch migration DNA helicase RuvB codes for MSENFYQQTTTAPATSFDVSLRPPAFSEFIGQEKVKDRILLMLEAAKKRGDVLDHVLLSGPPGLGKTTLANLIARAAGTQLHTTSGPQIEKAGDLAGILTNIQKGDILFIDEIHRLHPAIEEYLYPAMEDYRLDIIIDSGPSARSIQINLPRFTLVGATTRSGMLTAPLRSRFGLINRLDYYTHEELADIIERSAGLLDVPIERAGALEIASRSRGTPRVANALLRWVRDYAQVRGGGTINGTVADDALAMIEIDSEGLDEMDKRLLEALIYKFGGGPVGLNSLAVAVGEDAATIEEVHEPFLIMQGFIQRTPRGRTAMGAAYTKIGAPQPPSRPDDPQASLF; via the coding sequence ATGTCCGAGAACTTCTACCAGCAGACCACCACCGCCCCGGCAACCTCCTTCGACGTTTCCCTGCGGCCGCCTGCGTTCTCCGAGTTCATCGGCCAGGAAAAGGTGAAGGACCGCATCCTGCTGATGCTGGAGGCGGCGAAGAAACGCGGTGACGTGCTGGACCACGTGCTGCTCTCCGGCCCGCCCGGCCTGGGCAAGACCACGCTGGCCAACCTCATCGCCCGCGCCGCCGGAACCCAGCTCCACACCACCTCCGGCCCGCAGATCGAAAAGGCGGGCGACCTCGCCGGGATCCTCACCAACATCCAGAAAGGCGACATCCTTTTCATTGATGAGATCCACCGCCTGCACCCGGCCATCGAGGAATACCTCTACCCGGCGATGGAGGACTACCGGCTGGACATCATCATCGACTCCGGCCCTTCCGCCCGCTCCATCCAGATCAACCTGCCGCGCTTCACCCTCGTCGGGGCCACCACCCGCTCCGGCATGCTCACCGCGCCGCTGCGCTCCCGCTTCGGCCTCATCAACCGGCTGGACTACTACACGCATGAGGAGCTGGCGGACATCATCGAGCGGTCCGCCGGATTGCTCGACGTGCCCATCGAGCGGGCGGGCGCGCTGGAGATCGCCTCGCGCTCGCGCGGCACCCCGCGGGTGGCCAACGCGCTGCTCCGCTGGGTCCGCGACTACGCCCAGGTGCGCGGTGGCGGGACCATCAACGGCACGGTCGCGGATGACGCGCTGGCGATGATCGAGATCGACTCCGAAGGCCTCGATGAAATGGACAAGCGCCTGCTGGAAGCGCTGATCTACAAGTTCGGCGGCGGCCCCGTCGGCCTGAACTCGCTGGCGGTCGCCGTGGGCGAGGACGCCGCCACCATCGAGGAAGTCCATGAGCCGTTCCTCATCATGCAGGGCTTCATCCAGCGCACCCCGCGCGGCCGCACGGCCATGGGCGCCGCCTACACCAAGATCGGCGCGCCGCAGCCGCCCTCCCGGCCGGACGACCCGCAGGCCAGCCTGTTCTGA
- the hisI gene encoding phosphoribosyl-AMP cyclohydrolase, whose product MSPNQSFAPRGGKAEIEEGTEFSPKFDKDGLIPAMAIDAITKEPLMLAYMNEESLKLTLEIGEAVYYSRSRKELWHKGKTSGHIQKVVEIRTDCDQDALVVYVEQIGAGACHTGRGSCFYRNVVTKNGAELTFNSTDRAFDPEAIYGKK is encoded by the coding sequence ATGAGTCCGAACCAATCCTTCGCCCCACGCGGCGGCAAAGCGGAGATCGAGGAAGGCACGGAGTTTTCCCCGAAATTCGACAAGGATGGCCTGATCCCGGCCATGGCGATCGACGCGATCACCAAGGAGCCGCTGATGCTGGCCTACATGAACGAGGAATCCCTCAAGCTGACCCTGGAGATCGGCGAGGCGGTGTATTACTCCCGCTCGCGCAAGGAGTTGTGGCACAAAGGCAAGACGTCCGGCCACATCCAGAAGGTGGTGGAGATCCGCACGGACTGCGACCAGGACGCCCTGGTGGTGTATGTGGAGCAGATCGGCGCGGGAGCCTGCCACACCGGCCGCGGATCCTGCTTCTACCGCAACGTGGTCACGAAGAACGGGGCGGAACTGACCTTCAACAGCACGGACCGCGCCTTCGACCCGGAAGCCATCTACGGCAAGAAGTGA
- a CDS encoding YcaQ family DNA glycosylase, with translation MTAPIHITREVARRFARAATGLNATVPDVGAVLDRFGYVQIDPINVCGRMQDLILRNRVENYRPGGLMRHLHGDGATLSADARTAFEHHLPGSSILVAMPHDAWPHLQEAMRERTQHDGAWSGRLSADERKLAKRILAEIESRGPLTSSQIEGAGPSLPIGWGSATLAKSTLQKLYFHGRVLIARREGTRRFYDLPERVLPPAALAASLPSPEETARWLALTKLRQRRLTPLKRNEIPHTRDDTITVKISDADAPLLHILHEDLPLLEASRDTPENGAPFPPLLLAPLDPLIYDRRTTLALWDFDYTWEVYTPPAKRVRGYYALPVLSGHEIVGHVDPKADVKAGKLDVISRRVRRGHAVAPAVKSLARFLGLR, from the coding sequence CTGACGGCACCCATCCACATCACCCGCGAAGTCGCCCGCCGGTTCGCCCGGGCGGCCACCGGCCTCAATGCGACCGTGCCGGATGTCGGCGCGGTGCTGGACCGCTTCGGCTACGTCCAGATCGACCCCATCAACGTCTGCGGGCGGATGCAGGACCTCATCCTGCGGAACCGGGTGGAAAACTACCGGCCCGGCGGGCTGATGCGGCACCTGCATGGGGATGGCGCCACGCTTTCCGCGGACGCGCGCACCGCCTTCGAGCACCACCTGCCCGGCAGCTCCATCCTGGTGGCCATGCCACATGATGCCTGGCCGCACCTGCAGGAGGCCATGCGCGAGCGAACCCAGCATGATGGTGCCTGGTCCGGGCGCCTTTCCGCCGATGAGCGGAAGCTCGCGAAACGGATCCTTGCGGAAATCGAAAGCCGAGGTCCGCTGACCTCCAGCCAGATCGAGGGCGCGGGGCCTTCCCTGCCAATCGGGTGGGGATCCGCCACCTTGGCGAAGTCCACGCTCCAGAAGCTCTATTTCCACGGCCGCGTGCTCATCGCCCGCCGCGAGGGCACGCGCCGTTTCTACGATCTCCCGGAGCGTGTGCTGCCTCCGGCAGCGCTCGCCGCCAGCCTGCCAAGCCCGGAGGAAACCGCCCGCTGGCTGGCGTTGACCAAGCTCCGCCAGCGCCGCCTCACTCCGCTCAAACGGAATGAAATCCCCCACACGCGGGATGACACCATTACGGTAAAGATCAGCGATGCGGATGCCCCCCTGCTCCATATCCTCCATGAGGATCTGCCGCTGCTGGAGGCGAGCCGGGACACTCCGGAAAACGGCGCTCCCTTTCCCCCGCTGCTCCTCGCTCCGCTGGATCCGCTGATCTACGACCGCCGGACCACCCTCGCCCTGTGGGACTTTGACTACACGTGGGAGGTCTATACCCCGCCCGCAAAGCGCGTCCGCGGCTACTATGCCCTGCCCGTGCTTTCCGGCCACGAGATCGTCGGCCATGTTGATCCGAAGGCGGATGTGAAAGCAGGCAAACTGGACGTCATTTCCCGCCGCGTGCGCCGGGGCCACGCGGTCGCCCCGGCGGTGAAATCCCTCGCGCGCTTTCTGGGGTTGAGGTAG
- the pyrR gene encoding bifunctional pyr operon transcriptional regulator/uracil phosphoribosyltransferase PyrR yields the protein MERTLTQEEINTGVETLAAAIREKTGGKKIALVGIRSRGDEVAERVLNLLSQDDRELDFGILDISLYRDDYEHLRENPLLQESDIGFPVDDAHIILVDDVLFTGRTIRAALDALLDYGRPAKIELAVLIDRGHRELPIAPDYVGITLETNRLDHVLVSLEGTDGNDQVRIVRKESP from the coding sequence ATGGAACGCACCCTCACCCAGGAAGAGATCAACACCGGCGTGGAGACGCTGGCAGCCGCGATCCGTGAAAAAACCGGCGGCAAGAAGATCGCCCTCGTCGGCATCCGCAGCCGCGGCGACGAGGTCGCGGAGCGGGTGCTGAACCTGCTGTCCCAGGACGACCGGGAGCTGGACTTCGGCATCCTCGATATTTCCCTCTACCGGGACGACTACGAGCACCTGCGGGAAAACCCGCTGCTGCAGGAGAGCGACATCGGCTTTCCCGTCGATGACGCTCACATCATCCTGGTGGACGACGTGCTTTTCACCGGCCGCACCATCCGCGCCGCGCTGGACGCCCTGCTCGACTACGGACGCCCGGCGAAGATCGAGCTGGCCGTGCTGATCGACCGCGGCCACCGCGAACTGCCCATCGCCCCGGACTACGTTGGGATCACGCTGGAAACAAATCGTCTCGACCACGTGCTGGTTTCGCTGGAAGGAACGGACGGAAACGATCAAGTTCGGATCGTCCGGAAAGAATCGCCATGA